From Platichthys flesus chromosome 7, fPlaFle2.1, whole genome shotgun sequence:
TACATCTGAAACACAACGCACTTGTTACTGTATTGTGCTGCATCTGCACTTATCTGCATGTGTATCTGCATGGAGGGATTTTGTCCCTGTTGTGTCCGTGCTGTCTCACCCCCATGAGATGTCCGATGGTGACGGAGAAGCCGATGGAGAGGGCGGCAGATCCCAGGCGTCCGTTTCTCCTCTCATCCGTCACGGCGAAGATGCACACCACGAGCTGCATGGTGAGGAAGACCTCCACGGTGGTGCCCATTCCCAGGCTGATGCCAGGCTGCAGCTGGAGATGcataaaaaatacatgcatCAGTCACAGaaagtataaatacattaaatggATGATCTCCTCATAATCATAAAACCTAAAACATGCTGCATTGAGCTGATACCACCACATATATCTTCCAAATTCAATACATTCCCAGACTAAAAAAATAAACGTTGCGTCGCCCCCaaactatttgtttttgttttcttaaaacaTTCCTTACCGTGTTCAACGCCATGTTGCCTTTCATGTTACCAGGTGTGACCCCGTACAGCACAGCGGCCCCAGCCACAGCGCCCAGGCACTGGGCCACGATGTAGAAAACGGCGCGGAAAAGAGACAACTGTGAGCCGATAAGGTAGGCGAAGGTGACGGCAGGGTTGATGTGGCCGCCGCTGATGTGGCCAATAGACTGGATGAGGGTGGCCGCTGCCAGCCCAAAGCAGAGGGCCACATGGAGGACATGATGAGGCCCAGTGGTCCAGCGCAGGGCAGCGCCCATGCCGAAAAATACGAAGAACATGGTCCCAAAGAACTCTGCAAAGACCGCCCGCCAAAAATTCATGGACCGGAACTCCCACATGGTTACTGTTCACTTGAGGCTCTCCACCAGATGAagtgaaatttaaaaataaatcaggattATACCAGAAAAGGTCGATGTACCTTTTCAgtcccaaaacaaaaaaagggatCTCCCTCTCAGTTCGAAGACAAAAACAGGTTTTCAGAACGTCAACAGACGAATCCACTCAACAGCCATGAACTGTTAAAGCTGCGTTCGCTTGCCGCCTCTGTCCACCTGTCGCAAA
This genomic window contains:
- the mipb gene encoding major intrinsic protein of lens fiber b, which codes for MWEFRSMNFWRAVFAEFFGTMFFVFFGMGAALRWTTGPHHVLHVALCFGLAAATLIQSIGHISGGHINPAVTFAYLIGSQLSLFRAVFYIVAQCLGAVAGAAVLYGVTPGNMKGNMALNTLQPGISLGMGTTVEVFLTMQLVVCIFAVTDERRNGRLGSAALSIGFSVTIGHLMGMYYTGAGMNPARSFAPAVLFRNFVNHWVYWVGPMIGGALGALLYDFMLFPRMRGLSERLATLKGSRPPESETQQDTRGESIELKTQAL